A window of the Lolium perenne isolate Kyuss_39 chromosome 7, Kyuss_2.0, whole genome shotgun sequence genome harbors these coding sequences:
- the LOC127317378 gene encoding probable peroxygenase 5, giving the protein MAAKTAVTAAGGKQPKKEEPSSSAAATMADVYNHELTPLQKHVAFFDRNKDGVIYPAETYQGFRAIGCGVALSAFSAVFINGLLGPKTVPENMKAPAFKFPIYVKHIHKGKHGSDSGVYDAQGRFVPEKFEEIFKKHAHTRPDALTGKELNELLQANREPNDLKGRVGGFTEWKVLYSLCKDKEGFLHKETVRAVYDGSLFERLEKERKEAKEFTKKK; this is encoded by the exons GGGGCAAGCAGCCGAAGAAGGAGGAGCCGTCCtcgtcggcggcggcgaccaTGGCGGACGTGTACAACCACGAGCTCACGCCGCTGCAGAAGCACGTCGCCTTCTTCGACCGGAACAAGGACGGCGTCATCTACCCCGCAGAGACCTACCAAG GGTTCCGCGCCATCGGCTGCGGGGTGGCGCTCTCCGCCTTCAGCGCCGTCTTCATCAACGGCCTGCTAGGGCCCAAGACCGTACCG GAGAACATGAAGGCTCCAGCTTTCAAGTTCCCCATCTACGTAAAGCATATCCACAAGGGAAAACATGGGAGTGATTCGGGCGTGTACGATGCCCAAGGAAG GTTTGTTCCTGAAAAGTTTGAGGAGATATTCAAGAAGCATGCCCACACCAGGCCTGATGCCCTCACAGGCAAAGAGCTGAATGAGTTGCTTCAAGCAAACAGGGAGCCCAACGACTTAAAAGGACG AGTGGGTGGCTTCACAGAGTGGAAAGTTCTCTACTCACTGTGCAAAGACAAGGAGGGTTTTCTTCACAAGGAGACTGTCAGGGCAGTCTACGACGGCAGCCTCTTTGAGAGGTTGGAAAAGGAGAGGAAGGAAGCTAAGGAATTTACCAAGAAGAAATGA
- the LOC127317379 gene encoding probable peroxygenase 5, which yields MMVGWRRLSAAASLQMPPVTILLFVSVFSWGHATAYLDIANMTELQKHVSFFDRNKDGIITPSETFEGYVALGCDVAFSRESASSVHAALGPKTSPVDAPLPQINIYIDQIHKGMHGSDTGAYDANGRFVPQKFEEIFIKHAKVRSDALTSLEVEELILSNRDPLDPQSWGGPVKEWGLSYKLSSDKDGFLHKDSIRGIYDASEFVKLEEKRRSSRSEM from the exons ATGATGGTGGGCTGGCGACGACTGTCAGCAGCAGCCTCTCTGCAGATGCCGCCGGTGACTATTCTTCTGTTTGTATCGGTATTTAGTT GGGGGCATGCGACGGCATATCTTGATATTGCTAACATGACGGAACTCCAAAAACATGTCTCTTTTTTCGACCGTAACAAGGATGGAATTATTACTCCTTCAGAAACATTTGAAG GATATGTTGCACTTGGTTGTGATGTTGCATTTTCTAGAGAGTCTGCCTCCTCGGTGCATGCTGCTCTTGGTCCTAAAACGAGCCCG GTTGATGCGCCATTGCCCCAGATTAATATATACATAgaccaaatccacaaagggatgcATGGAAGTGATACAGGTGCATACGATGCTAATGGAAG GTTTGTTCCACAAAAATTTGAAGAAATTTTCATAAAGCATGCAAAAGTTAGATCAGATGCGCTGACATCCTTGGAGGTGGAGGAGCTGATCTTATCAAATCGTGATCCACTAGACCCTCAATCATG GGGAGGGCCAGTAAAAGAGTGGGGGCTGTCATACAAGCTTTCAAGTGATAAGGATGGTTTTCTTCACAAGGATAGCATAAGAGGCATATATGATGCGAGTGAGTTTGTCAAGTTGGAGGAAAAACGGAGGTCATCTCGAAGTGAAATGTGA